In Aspergillus fumigatus Af293 chromosome 2, whole genome shotgun sequence, a genomic segment contains:
- a CDS encoding putative MFS monocarboxylate transporter (Mct), which yields MHSRDKMRVTSLEKGLGPAIEVKHDVAAATANKTSEEESTAPMDHGLHAWTVVAGAWCCLFCGFGWVNAIGVFQDYYQHNQLREYSASSISWILSLEPFVLFAAGIVLGRVFDNYGPKWMLLIGTFLHVFGLMMISVSSEYYQFLLAQGICSPLGASFVFYPASACTATWFDKRRALAFGIMSSGSSIGGVVFPAMLSRLLPRVGFGWSLRISAFVVLALLAVANMTVRSRIAPVPRRVQFSDYIGPFSEVPFVLLMLASCCGFWAMFVPINYVILEAQEDGVRRSLAEYLLTILNAASLPGRILPGYLGDKLGRFNVMIAMCTLSALTILVLWIPGTLLAPGSAAVYVIFSLLYGFASGAFVGMVPALLSQITADMSKTGVRQGVLYTCMSIATLTGSPIAGAILNRQQETYWGLQVFAGAMMVGSVVFFVAARVVLQGTSLRKKV from the exons ATGCATTCTCGAGATAAGATGAGAGTGACTAGCCTAGAGAAGGGCCTTGGTCCTGCCATAGAAGTGAAGCACGATGTGGCTGCTGCAACGGCGAACAAGaccagcgaagaagagtccACTGCGCCAATGGACCACGGACTTCATGCTTGGACGGTGGTCGCAGGAGCCTGGTGCTGCCTCTTTTGTGGATTTGGGTGGGTGAACG CGATCGGTGTTTTCCAGGACTACTATCAACATAATCAATTGCGCGAGTACTCCGCATCCAGCATCTCCTGGATCCTGTCTCTCGAGCCATTTGTTCTCTTCGCCGCAGGCATCGTCCTCGGCCGGGTTTTCGACAACTACGGCCCCAAATGGATGCTCCTCATCGGCACATTCCTGCACGTCTTTGGCCTCATGATGATCTCCGTCTCGAGCGAGTACTACCAGTTCCTCCTTGCGCAGGGGATCTGCAGTCCCCTAGGCGCTAGCTTCGTCTTCTATCCGGCTTCCGCCTGCACAGCGACCTGGTTCGACAAGCGCCGCGCGCTCGCATTCGGGATTATGTCGAGCGGGTCGTCGATCGGCGGCGTTGTCTTCCCCGCGATGTTATCGCGGCTGCTGCCTCGTGTTGGATTCGGATGGTCGCTGCGCATCTCGGCGTTTGTGGTGCTGGCGTTGCTGGCTGTGGCGAATATGACTGTTCGCTCGCGCATCGCGCCTGTGCCGAGGAGGGTGCAGTTCAGCGATTATATCGGGCCGTTCTCGGAGGTGCCGTTTgtgttgttgatgctggcgTCTTGCTGTGGCTTCTGGGCGATGTTTGTGCCGATCAATTATGTGATACTGGAGGCGCAGGAGGATGGGGTTCGTCGCAGTCTGGCGGAGTATCTATTGACCATTCTAAATGCTGCAAG TCTTCCTGGTCGCATCCTTCCCGGTTACTTGGGAGATAAACTCGGCCGGTTCAACGTGATGATCGCCATGTGTACCCTTTCTGCTCTGACGATTCTCGTCCTCTGGATCCCTGGAACGCTGCTGGCCCCGGGCTCTGCGGCCGTTTATGTCATCTTCAGCTTGTTGTATGGGTTCGCGTCCGGAGCGTTTGTCGGCATGGTTCCAGCACTGCTCAGCCAGATCACGGCGGATATGAGCAAAACGGGTGTGCGACAGGGAGTATTGTATACCTGCATGAGCATTGCAACGTTGACCGGAAGCCCAATTGCGGGGGCAATTCTGAATCGACAGCAGGAGACTTATTGGGGGCTACAAGTCTTTGCTGGGGCAATGATGGTGGGGAGTGTGGTGTTCTTTGTTGCTGCGAGAGTGGTTTTACAAGGGACGTCGCTAAGAAAGAAGGTGTGA
- a CDS encoding C-3 sterol dehydrogenase/C-4 decarboxylase family protein → MTAEHSPLSLSTVLVTGGSGGLASKILELFSQRGCKRLHSIDIRQPSHLLHGVTYHLGDLTDVDAMRQIFHEVKPDVVIHTASPRFDTPNHIMYKVNVEGTKNLVQIAQESGAHSFVYTSSASVISDGKTDLENADESYPVILGDQQPEYYTHTKALAETYVLLQNHRSEGTSPQFLTCAIRPSGIFGVGDLVLLPGMLDAYFRGQTKVQIGNNKNLFDFTENTNVAYSHYLAAAALVTCQNSLPGDDAKVDGEAFFITNDEPIYFWDFTRLVWGYAGDTTRPEQVQVMSRTWALLLAALLEWIFWAFRLGEAPLTRTKVRLSCMTRYFCIDKAKQRLRYKPLVGLKDGLRTAVEDCLRRRTAAQSTHTSNVKEKGQ, encoded by the coding sequence ATGACCGCAGAGCATTCTCCCTTAAGCCTGAGCACGGTTCTCGTGACCGGTGGCAGTGGTGGTCTTGCCAGCAAGATCCTTGAGCTCTTCTCACAGCGTGGCTGCAAACGTCTCCACTCGATTGATATTCGGCAGccatcccatcttcttcacggTGTTACGTACCATCTAGGAGATCTTACAGATGTTGATGCGATGCGACAGATCTTTCATGAGGTCAAACCTGACGTTGTGATTCACACCGCCAGTCCTAGATTCGACACGCCAAATCATATCATGTATAAAGTCAACGTGGAGGGCACTAAAAACTTGGTCCAGATTGCCCAAGAGTCTGGAGCACACTCGTTCGTCTACACGAGCTCGGCGAGCGTTATCAGCGACGGAAAGACTGATCTGGAGAATGCTGATGAGAGCTACCCGGTCATCCTCGGCGACCAGCAACCGGAGTACTATACTCACACCAAAGCTCTCGCTGAGACATATGTCCTTTTACAGAATCATCGATCAGAAGGCACCTCCCCCCAGTTCCTGACTTGCGCAATCCGGCCATCGGGTATCTTTGGTGTTGGCGACCTGGTTTTGCTCCCCGGTATGCTGGATGCGTATTTCAGAGGGCAGACCAAGGTGCAGATTGGCAACAACAAAAACTTATTCGACTTCACTGAGAACACAAATGTGGCATACAGTCACTACCTTGCGGCCGCCGCGCTGGTTACATGCCAAAATAGCCTGCCGGGGGATGATGCCAAGGTGGATGGCGAAGCCTTTTTCATCACTAATGACGAACCTATATACTTCTGGGACTTTACACGGCTGGTTTGGGGGTATGCGGGGGACACCACGCGGCCAGAACAAGTACAGGTGATGAGTCGAACATGGGCATTGCTGCTGGCTGCATTGTTGGAGTGGATCTTCTGGGCTTTTCGCCTAGGCGAAGCACCTCTGACAAGGACTAAAGTGCGGCTCAGCTGCATGACAAGGTATTTCTGCATTGACAAGGCGAAGCAACGACTTAGGTATAAGCCCCTGGTAGGGCTTAAGGACGGGTTAAGAACTGCAGTTGAAGATTGCCTTCGGCGGCGGACGGCAGCACAAAGCACTCATACAAGTAATGTAAAGGAAAAGGGGCAATGA